DNA from Leptospira mayottensis 200901116:
TTAGCAGAGACTTTGGGGAACGTCTCAAAGGCGTGTAACGTGATGGGCTATTCCAGAGATAGCTTCTATCGTTTTCAAGAGTTATACGAGAAGAGAGGAGAACTCGCTCTCCAAGATCTGAGCAGACGTAAACCGAATCCTAAAAATCGTATCGAACCGGAAAAAGAAGAAGCGGTAAAGAAGATGGCGATCAACTTTCCCGCATATGGTCAACAGAGATCATCGAATGAACTCAAGAAACAAGGGATCACGTTGCATCTGCGACTGTTCGGAGCGTATGGGTTCGTCACGATTTGGAAACCTTCTCCAAAAGACTAAGAGTCTGTCCCAAAACCTCAAAATAGAGGAACCTCGAAGAGAACTTAATAATTATAAAATATGCTCGAAATCTTATAAACTATCAAAAGGACGTAATTTGTGGGAACTTCTATATTATATTACAAACTTACTGAATGATTGTAACTGATTTCTTGAAAGGTTTTTGGACAGACTTTAAAGGCGTTCATGGCCCAAGGCAATTCTCCCGTATTAACCGAATCGCAAGTGCAGGTATTAGAAAAAAGAAAATTAGAAAAACAAGTTGAAGGTGAGATAGAAACTAAAACATCCCGGATACTTGGGATGCCAAGATACGTATTACGTGGACACAATCAAGGGCGTAGGAAGGATTTACCAGAAAACTTTATCGATTCCTATTCTAAAGTGGCAATGGCAAAACTTTACGACAGGAAGAATGCATTAGTAGCTGCTGATATGTTAAGCGACAAAGTGATTCCCTGGTTTGAAGAAGAAGGACTTCGGTTGTTGAGGATTTTAACCGATAGAGGAACTAAAGTATTGTGGAAATAGGGAACACCATGAATTCCAACTGTTCCTTGCTTTGGAAGATATCGATCATTCGAAAACAAAAGCAAGACATCCTCAGTCCAACGGTATTTGTGAAAGATTTCACAGAACCATTCAAGACGAATTCTATGCGATTGCTTTCAGAAGGAAGGTATACAATTCGATTGAAGATTTGCAAAAAGATTTGGATCAGTGGATCGATTCATATAACAAGGAACGTACGCATCAAGGCAAGTATTGTTTTGGTAAAACTCCGATGCAGACTTTCCTTGACACGAAGAAATTAGCTAAGAATAAGTATCTCGACAACTTACAGTTTTCGTTATAAACAAGAACGGAGTGTAAGATTAACTTTAACTATTACACATAATTAACAACATAGATTGGTTCTTGTTTCCAAGAAATCATCAAACCAACTCTATTCATTTCACTTTAAAGCTATATTTTTACAAACCAACTACGGCAGATAATGTGAATTGAACGGTTCCATCTTTTTTCTTTTTCTTACTTAGAGTAAAAGACTCCCCCAATTCGTTCTCTGAGATTTTATTTTCACCCTTGTAGATTTTGATCTCAGCCGTTTTTTTTAGAATAGAGATTACTTTTACCAAATTAATAGATGAATTATTAAATCTGCTGATTGCTTTTATAACTTCAATTAATCGCTCATAAGCATTTACATTATTATCTAAATTTGAAAGGAAAATTCGATATTCAATCCAGTAAGATTCACATCCTTTATTTTCGATTATTATTTTTGTGTTTGGATCTATTTCAACTTGTTCCTTATAAATCCATGTTTTTTTATTAAGCTCAGTAACCTTATATGGCGAATTAGATTTCATAGTCGAAATTGGCGTTGAACGAACACAATCTGATGCCTCGACTGTAGATAAAAGAATTGTTAGATTGATTACTATTAGAGTATATTTCATTTGTTCGCCTCCTCTTCTGGCTTATGCCGCCTAATGTTTCTGAGATAACCATGGCCTGACGGCGGCGGATTTGCTTTTGCAAATTCCGATGTCGGAGGAGCGTCCGATTTAGCCTCTGGGTTGCGACATCAGCAAAATTTATTCAGTTTTTATAATGTTATTTCGGAACTACCTTTACGAAATAATTTTTATTCGTTTCGAAATCCTTTAAAATTCCTTCCGAAAGATCGGAACCGGTCAGTTTGGAATGTTCGGAGATAAGGTTTTTGATGACCTCGTAATCGCTGTTTTCCAGATCCACTGTCTTCACATATTCTTTGTTTAGAAGAGATTGGACATCCCATCCTTTTTGAAAGAAATACGCGCTTCCTCCGGTCATACCGGCTCCCATATTCTTACCTACACTTCCGAGACAAACAATGGTTCCGCTGGTCATGTATTCGAGAAAGTGATCTCCCGCTCCGCCTACGACCGCATCCGCTCCCGAGTTTCGAACTCCGAAACGTTCTCCCGCTCTTCCGGAACAAAAAAGCTTTCCGGAAGTCGCACCATAAAGACAAGTGTTTCCGATAATCGTATTTTCATAGGCTTTGAACTTGGATTTTCGGTGTTTTTTGATCACGATCACACCTCCACAGAGTCCCTTACCTACGTAATCGTTCGCATCTCCGTGTAAGGTGATTTGAACCCCTTTCACGAGCCAAGCTCCTAAAGATTGCCCTGCAGTTCCTTCTAAGATGATTTCCAACTTTCCAGGTAAACCTTTGGAACCGTATTTTCTAGCGATCAAACCGGAGATCTTCGCTCCCACGGTTCTATTCGTGTTGCGCACCAAATAAGAAAGAGCCATAGAAGATTTTCCTTCGAGCGCTTTTTCGGCGTCTTTTATGATACGATCATCCAACACTTCTCCGATCGGTTCTTTGCGAACGGATCTGTCTTTTTTCTGTTTTGCAGGATCGTAAAATAGAGGCAAACGAACAAGAATCGGATTGAGATCGAGAGAATCCAAACGGTCTCTTTCGTAGCGTGTAATCTGTTTTAAGAGATCGGTTCTTCCGATGATCTCGTCGATGGATCTGAATCCGAGTTCCGCGAGATGTTCCCTCACTTCGAGAGCGAGACAAGTGAATAGATTTACGAGTTGATCCGGAGATCCTTTGTATTTCGCACGGAACTTAATATCCTGAGTCGCGATTCCGGTAGGACAATTGTTCAAGTGACATTTTCTCGCCATGATACAACCAAGTGCAACAAGGGACGCGGTTCCCACTCCGTATTCTTCCGCGCCCAAACAAGCCGCTATGATAACATCCCTTCCGGAAACGATACCACCGTCCGTTCGGAGAACGACTCTATCACGCAGTCCATTCATTACTAAAACTTGATGTGTTTCAGAAAGTCCTAGTTCCCAAGGAGAACCAGCATATTTGATCGAAGTAATCGGAGCCGCTCCCGTTCCACCCACGTGACCGGAAATAAGGATCACGTCCGCATTCGCTTTGGCAACTCCGGCAGCAATCGTTCCCACTCCTGCTTCGGACACGAGTTTTACGGAAACCTGCGCTTTATGGTTCGCCATCTTCAAATCGTAGATGAGCTGAGATAAATCCTCAATCGAATAAATATCATGGTGCGGAGGAGGAGAAATCAAATCGATTCCCATCGGAGTGTGACGGTTAGTCGCGATTTCCTCGTTGTTCTTCTTACCTGGAAGTTGACCACCTTCTCCCGGTTTTGCACCTTGCGCGATTTTGATTTCGATCTCAGTTGCGGAGTTTAGATATTCCGAAGTGACACCGAATCTTCCCGAAGCAATTTGTTTGATGGAAGAATTGGCAAGATCTCCGTTTTCGTTCACAACATAACGGGAAGGATTTTCTCCACCTTCTCCGGAGGAAGACTTAGCGCCTAACCGATTCATGGCGATCGCAAGATCCGTATGCGCCTCGATGGACAACGCACCGTGGGACATTCCCGGAGTTAAGAAACGTTTTTGAATTTCGGTAACGGTTTCCACTTCTTCGATCGGGATCGGTTTTTTCGCAACAAAGTCAAATAGATCTCGGATATTGATCGGATCGCTTTCTTTGAGAATTTTGGTCGCTTCTTTGAAAGCTTCGTAGTCGTTATCGACCGCCGCCTTTCTTAAGAACTTAACGACTCTAGGAGACCAACGGTGAGGTTGATCGTCCTTTTCGGAGATAAAATCTTCCGGATTGATCTCCTTATAAAACGCCTGCTCGTGATTTCTAAGAATGTTCTGTTCGATCCCGCCGATTCCGATTCCTGAAATTCTGGAATACGTTCCGGGAAAATACTTGGATACGAGAGTTCTAGAAAGACCGATCGCTTCAAACACCTGACCGCCCACGTAAGAGGAAAGAATAGAAATTCCCATCTTGGACATGATTTTCAAAAGTCCGTCGTCCACTCCGTAACGGTAGTTTTCGCAAATCTTATGAAACTCAGGGCGGACTCCGTCTTCTCCGTCAAATTCTCCCCTTTCCCAAAGGTCGAATAACGTATCCCAGATCAAATAGCTGTTGACTCCAGATGCACCGTAACCAAGAAGCACTGCCACATTATGGATTTCGAATGCGGAACCGGTTTCAACCAAAATCGAAACCGCGGAACGTGTTTTGTTTCGGATCAGATGGTTGTGAACCGCGGCAACGGCGAGTTCCATCGGGATCGGAGCCCTTTCTTTAGCAAGTCTCTTATCGGAAAGCACTAGAATGTTCGTTCCGGATTTCGCGGCTTGAAGCGCCTGTTCAAGAAGCGCGTCGAGCGCGATTTCAAGATAGTTACGATTCGAAGTGGATTCCAGATGCGCCTCAAATGTTGCATCTAACGTGAGAATTTTATACGGCTTCCCTTCCATTTCCCGGATTCTTTTCAGATCCAGATTGGTGAGATACGGATGGGAAAGAACCAGACAGTTCTGGGGTTTTTCGTCCCCGAAAAGGTTCATCTTTTTTACAAGACGAGTGTAAAGAGAGGTCACACCTTTTTCTCTTATGTAGTCGATTGGTGGGTTTGTTACCTGAGCGAATCTCTGACGGAAATAGGTGTAAAGACCGATTCTGGAAAGCATCAGAATAGAAAGAGGAGTATCATCCCCCATCGAACTGATCGCTTCTTTTGCCTGGTGTGCCTGCGGTTTGATCACCGATTTTTGTTTAAACGGAGAATACGCGAATAAGATTTGTCTTCTCTTAAGATCATCACCTTTGTAGGTGATCGTTTCGTTGATGGAAGAATCCAAATCCTGGTTGAGATAAGATACGTTCTCTTTGGACCATTCTCTATAATCGTATCTTTTTTCGAAGAGAGAGTTGATGTCCTCGTTATAATAGAGTTTTTTCTCTTTTAAATTGATCCCGATCATCTCTCCGGGACCGAGACGTCCTTTTTTTGTTACAATTTCCTCGTCCACTTGAACAAGACCGGCTTCGGAACCCATGACCAAAAGACCGTCTTCCGTAACCGCATAACGTGCGGGACGAAGACCGTTTCTATCCAGAGCTCCTCCGATCCAATCTCCTTCCGCAAAAGCAAGAGCAGCCGGACCATCCCAGGGTTCTATTAAAGTATTATTATATTCGTAAAAGCTTTTCAACTCTTCCGACATCGTTAGGTTTTTGGACCAAGCATTCGGAACAAGCATCGCTTTGGCTTGGAGAACGTCCTTTCCGGACCGAACGATCGCCTCCATTGCGTTGTCCAAACTGGCGGAATCGCTCATGTGAGGGCGAATGATCGGGTGAATTTCCTTTTGATATTCACCCCATTTTTTACACTCAAGTTCCTCTTCTCGGGCAAGCATCCAGATTCTGTTTCCTGCGATCGTGTTGATCTCTCCGTTGTGTGCGAGAATCCGAAACGGTTGCGCCAGAGCCCAAGAGGGAAATGTGTTCGTGGAATATCTTTGGTGAAAGATACAGTACGGAGAAATCATCTCCTCCGAATTCAAGTCTTCATAAAACTGGGAAACCTGATTTCCGTTGAAA
Protein-coding regions in this window:
- the gltB gene encoding glutamate synthase large subunit, producing MNDLKEQLQLQRYLEKNGLYEKSFEHDNCGVGFVASFQGENSHRIVSMGLKAVACLTHRGAVDADMVTGDGAGIMIQIPKKLFATYIEEMGHRRPEEDSIGVGMIFLPREDIDKQDMCRSLVESALMEFNFKLYAWRYVPVNPEVLGPKANQSRPQIEQVLIGKPEGMSNDDFETKLFLIQKKLMRDADRHSLAGDLYICSLSSERIVFKGLFNGNQVSQFYEDLNSEEMISPYCIFHQRYSTNTFPSWALAQPFRILAHNGEINTIAGNRIWMLAREEELECKKWGEYQKEIHPIIRPHMSDSASLDNAMEAIVRSGKDVLQAKAMLVPNAWSKNLTMSEELKSFYEYNNTLIEPWDGPAALAFAEGDWIGGALDRNGLRPARYAVTEDGLLVMGSEAGLVQVDEEIVTKKGRLGPGEMIGINLKEKKLYYNEDINSLFEKRYDYREWSKENVSYLNQDLDSSINETITYKGDDLKRRQILFAYSPFKQKSVIKPQAHQAKEAISSMGDDTPLSILMLSRIGLYTYFRQRFAQVTNPPIDYIREKGVTSLYTRLVKKMNLFGDEKPQNCLVLSHPYLTNLDLKRIREMEGKPYKILTLDATFEAHLESTSNRNYLEIALDALLEQALQAAKSGTNILVLSDKRLAKERAPIPMELAVAAVHNHLIRNKTRSAVSILVETGSAFEIHNVAVLLGYGASGVNSYLIWDTLFDLWERGEFDGEDGVRPEFHKICENYRYGVDDGLLKIMSKMGISILSSYVGGQVFEAIGLSRTLVSKYFPGTYSRISGIGIGGIEQNILRNHEQAFYKEINPEDFISEKDDQPHRWSPRVVKFLRKAAVDNDYEAFKEATKILKESDPINIRDLFDFVAKKPIPIEEVETVTEIQKRFLTPGMSHGALSIEAHTDLAIAMNRLGAKSSSGEGGENPSRYVVNENGDLANSSIKQIASGRFGVTSEYLNSATEIEIKIAQGAKPGEGGQLPGKKNNEEIATNRHTPMGIDLISPPPHHDIYSIEDLSQLIYDLKMANHKAQVSVKLVSEAGVGTIAAGVAKANADVILISGHVGGTGAAPITSIKYAGSPWELGLSETHQVLVMNGLRDRVVLRTDGGIVSGRDVIIAACLGAEEYGVGTASLVALGCIMARKCHLNNCPTGIATQDIKFRAKYKGSPDQLVNLFTCLALEVREHLAELGFRSIDEIIGRTDLLKQITRYERDRLDSLDLNPILVRLPLFYDPAKQKKDRSVRKEPIGEVLDDRIIKDAEKALEGKSSMALSYLVRNTNRTVGAKISGLIARKYGSKGLPGKLEIILEGTAGQSLGAWLVKGVQITLHGDANDYVGKGLCGGVIVIKKHRKSKFKAYENTIIGNTCLYGATSGKLFCSGRAGERFGVRNSGADAVVGGAGDHFLEYMTSGTIVCLGSVGKNMGAGMTGGSAYFFQKGWDVQSLLNKEYVKTVDLENSDYEVIKNLISEHSKLTGSDLSEGILKDFETNKNYFVKVVPK